A region of the Acidobacteriota bacterium genome:
TAAAAATGAGTCGGATAATGTGCTTTCAGGTAGGCTGTCTGGTAAGCCAGATAGGCGTAGGCAAACGAGTGAGACCGGTTAAAACCATAATCTGCAAACTGCGCCATCAAGGTGAAGATCGTTTTGGCTTTGGATTCAGGAATTCCGCGCTCTACCGCCCCGTTCACGAATTTTTCTTCGTGAAGCGCCATCTCTTCCTTTTTCTTTTTCCCCATCGCACGGCGCATCAGGTCGGCTTCACCGAGCGAATATCCGGCCAGCTTTTGCGCCAACTGCATAATCTGCTCCTGGTAAACCAAAATGCCGTAGGTATTTTCAAGAATCTCCTTCATCTGCGGAACGATGTAGGTGACTTTGCGGCGTCCGTGACGCCGCTCGATGTAATCATCCACCATTCCGCCATCAAGCGGCCCTGGGCGATACAGCGCGTTCAATGCAGACAAATCTTCCAGGCTTTCCGGCTTCAATTTGCGGCAAATTTCGACCATGCCGGAACTTTCAAATTGGAACACTGCATTGAGCAATCCGTCAGCGAAAAGCTTAAGGGTGGGAATGTCCTTCAAAGAAATCTCTGCCAGATTGAGGCGTATGCCAGTCTCCTTTTCAATTGTGCGCAAACAATCTTCGATAATGGTCAGCGTGGTCAGCGCCAAAAAATCCATCTTCAGCATTCCGGTTTTTTCCAGGTCAGACATGACAAACTGTGTCACAAGTTCATCATTCTGGCCGGTACAGACCGGAATCAATTCGTGAAGCGGTTTGGGCGAAATTACAACCCCTGCGGCGTGAACGGATGAGTGCCTGGCGTTTCCTTCCAGTTTTCGAGCAATGTCAATCAACTCTGCCACACGCTCATCCGTCTCAATGGCTTTTTTCAAATCCGGATTCTGCTCGATTGCGGCGGAGATTGAGACGTTGCGCCCGCGCACCGGAGGCGGAATCATTTTGGCGACTTTTTCAACCTCCGCGTAGCTGATGACATCTGTTCCCATTGCCCGCCCAACGTCTTTGATCACAGCACGCGAAGCCATCGTCCCAAAAGTAATGATTTGACAGACATTTTGCCGACCGTAAAAATCGCTGACATAATCAATGACTTCTCCGCGCCCACGGACACAAAAGTCAACGTCAATATCTGGCATAGTTACGCGCTCTGGGTTCAAGAAACGCTCGAATAGAAGGTCGTATTGTAGCGGATCAACATCCGTGATTTTCATGCAGTAGGCGACCAGGCTGCCAGCGGCGGAACCACGCCCTGGTCCAACGGGAATCCCTTTCCGCTTTGAGTAACGAATAAAATCCCAAACGATCAGGAAGTAACCCGGGAACCCCATGCGCTTGATCGTTGCAATCTCGTGAACGAGGCGATCTTTGTACTTTTCAAGCGGATGCCGTAAAGAGTTTGTGACTTGTAAGCCCTGCCAGACCTCTTGAAGCCGTTCTTCGTAACCATCCCAAACGACTTTTTCAAAATAGCTTTCAATCGTGAACCCATCGGGGACCGGGTAAGCAGGAACTTGATCAATTGTTTTCGGAAAAGCAAGATCGCACTTTTCGGCAATGTCCAAAGTTCGATACAGCAAATCCGGCTCTTCTCCAAAAACCTGCCACATCTCCTCTGCGGTTCGCACATAAAAATTTGGCGCGCCATAAGTCAAAAATTTCGGATCGTAGGACTTGCCTCGACCGATGCAAAGTAACATTTCGTGCGCTTTGACATCATCCGGCATCAAGTAATGTGAATCGTTTGTGGCGACAATCGGGACGCCCGTTTTTTTCGAAAGTTCAACCATTGGCTTGCGGATGCGATGCTGAGCATCAAGGCCATGCTCCTGAATTTCCAGGTAATAATTTCCTTTGCCGAGAATGTCTTGAAACTCCAGCGCCTCTTTGGCTGCCGCATCGAATTTGTCACGAAGCAACAGGTAAGGCGGAACTCCGCTGATGCAGGCGGAAAGCCCAATGATTCCCTCGCTATGTTTCGCCAATAACTCCTTATCAATTCTGGGTTTTCGCCAAAACCCCTCGGTGTAGGCGTAGGAAGAAAGCTTTACCAAGTTGTGATATCCGGCCAGATTTTTGGCTAACAGGACGATGTGGTTGGTGGCTTTGTCGCCCGGTTGAAGGTTCGTTTCTCCTTTTTCGAGGCGACTGCCGCGAGCAATGTAGGCCTCAATTCCAATGATAGGCTTCACGCCTTCAGCCTTCATTTTGTTGTAGAAAGAAAGTGAACCATACAAATTTCCGTGATCCGTAATTGCAACCGCTGGCATTTTCAGTTCGGCGATTCGCTTGGCTAAAGGGCCGATTTTGATGGCACCGTCTAACAGGCTGTAATCCGTATGCAGATGCAGGTGAACGAACTGCTTTTCCATAATTGTTTTAAGCAATAGATAAATTGATGATTAGTCTTATGATAAGCGAATTGATCGCTGATTAACCGCTCGATTTAAGCATTCGTGCGCGTGTGGTTAAAGCCCGTGCTTAATCGAGCTTAAACATAGCGATTGCTTAAAGCATCGCCATTAAGCAGTCGCTATTCCCATTCAATTGTGCTCGGTGGTTTTGAGCTGATGTCATAAACAACTCTGTTTATGCCTCGCACTTCACTGACGATCCGGCGACTGATGTTTTCCAAAACCTCATGAGGAATCTTCGCCCAATCGGCAGTCATTCCGTCGGAACTCTCTACAGCCCGTACGGCAATGGCATTTTCGTATGTTCTGTAATCGCCCATAACTCCAACAGTTTGAATGGGAAGCAAAACAGCGAACGCCTGCCAAACTTTTTGGTACAGCCCTGCATTTTTAATTTCTTCCATCACCACGTTATCAGCCTCTTGTAGAAGCCTGATCTTGGTTTCATCCACAGGCCCCAAAATTCTGACGGCCAAACCCGGACCAGGAAACGGCTGGCGATTAATAAGCATTTCCGGCAAGCCCAATTCTCGACCGACAGCGCGAACTTCATCTTTGAAAAGCTCACGTAACGGCTCAACGAGTTTAAGCCTCATCTTTTCCGGCAGGCCGCCGACGTTGTGGTGACTCTTAATCACTGCCGAAGGGCCTTTAACAGAAACGGATTCGATGACATCCGGATACAGCGTCCCCTGAACCAAAAAATCCACATTGCTTAACTTGTTGGCTTCTTCCTGGAAAACTTCAATGAATTCATTGCCGATAATTTTTCGCTTGCGCTCAGGATCGGCTACATCTTTGAGGGCAGTCAGAAATCGTTCACCAGCGCCGATGCCTTTGACGTTCAGTTCGCCGTAATCCCGAAAAGCTTCGAGCACTTTTTCGAACTCATTTTTTCTGAGCAGGCCGTTGTCCACAAAAATACAGGTCAGGCGATCTCCGATCGCGCGCGAAACCAAGGCTGCGGCGACCGAAGAATCCACCCCTCCAGACAATCCACAAACGGCGTGCCTGTCGTCAATTTGCTCACGAATTCGTTCTACTTCCGACTGAACAAATGAAGCTGGCGTCCAGTCCGCGTGACAACCGCAAATGTTGCGAACAAAATTTTCCAAAATCTGCTTGCCGTTTGGGGTGTGTGCGACTTCGGGATGGAACTGTAAGCCATAGATTCTGCTCGAATTATTTTCAACCGCGCCCAGCGCATTTTCCGTGCCTGCAATCACTTGAAAGCCCGATGGCGGGCTGGTCACGTGGTCGCCGTGACTCATCCAAACTTGAAACTCGGATGGCAATCCGGCCAGAAGCTGCCCTTCGCTGCTCAATTTCACTTTTGCCGAGCCGTATTCACGACGAGAAGAGGACTCGACCTTTCCGCCCAGAAAATAGCTAATCAGTTGCAAGCCATAACAAATTCCGAGCAAAGGAACGCCGAGCTTCAGAACATTGGGCGAACAATGCGGCGCACCTTCTTCATAAACAGAACTGGGGCCACCGGATAGTACAATTCCCGCAGGCTTCATCTTCTGAAGCGCTTCAATTGAAGTATTGAAAGGATGAATTTCGCAATAAACGCCGACTTCACGAATACGCCGGGCAATAAGCTGGGTGTACTGAGACCCGAAATCGAGAATGATGATCGTCTCGAAGTTCTTGGACACGAGATCGCTCCTTTGGTCAAAAGTTAGTTGGATTGTGTCAGTGATGTCGGAGTATAAGCGAGAGCGATGATGACCTCAATCAAGGCATCATCGCTCTCAGCGAGTTGAGCTAAAAAGCAGAAATTTTTATTCGGCTGATATTGAGCGTGGTTGATCTTCCGCGACAGAAGAACGTCGAAAAGGGCGACTAACGAGGTTCCACAGCTTGATCAGTGGCCCGTGAGAAACATAAACCGTAGCCAAAATGAGCAAAACCCATTGCGAATAAAACCAAATTCCGGCCAACAGTAAAGACAACAAAGGCAGCGTAATGAAAGGCTTATTGCTTTTGGGGCCAATGTTTTTGAAGCTGGTGTAGCGAAACGTGCTGACCATCAATACCGCCAGCGCAGACATTCCGACAATGAGCGCCCAACTATAAATTTCCAGTTGATCAGCTTTGAATGTCGGTAATGGGCGAGGGGCAAAATGTATAACGGAAGCCAGCATGGTTGCAGCAGCGGGTATTGGTAATCCGACAAAATATCGTTTGTCCAGCTTTGGCGATTTCCCTGGGTCGGAAAATCTGGGCGCTCTTGCCATGACATTGAAACGGGCCAACCGCAATGCGCCACAAATTAAGAAAAAGAACGATACTCCCCAAGCAACCCGCTCAAGGCCAGGCGTTGAGCCGTAGCCCCAAGTGTAGGCCACAACCGCCGGCGCAATGCCAAACGTCAAAACATCGGCGATGCTGTCAAGTTCAACTCCAAAATCACTGGTGGCTTTGGTCATACGGGCGATTCGTCCATCCAGCCCGTCCAGCAAAAAAGCCAGACCGATTGCTCGCGAGGCGTTGTCAAAAAGGTGTGTGGCTTGGGCCAATTGGCCGGGTTCATCCAAAAGCTGATACGCTTTTGCAGAGTTAATCACAGCGTAAAATCCGCAAAGAATGTTGCCAATCGTGAAGGCGCTTGGAATGATGTAGATGCCTTTTTTGATTCCACGCCGAGGCGGATTGGCCTGGGACTCTTCGTTGAAATCGCTCATTCAGCCCCCTCTCCTGCTAGAATTTTTCCCAGGACTGTGATGCCACCTTTTGCGCGCTGGCCTTTTTTGACCATCACAGTCACCTGTGGAGGAAGAATCACATCAACACGCGAGCCAAACTTGATGTACCCAACCCGCTC
Encoded here:
- the guaA gene encoding glutamine-hydrolyzing GMP synthase: MSKNFETIIILDFGSQYTQLIARRIREVGVYCEIHPFNTSIEALQKMKPAGIVLSGGPSSVYEEGAPHCSPNVLKLGVPLLGICYGLQLISYFLGGKVESSSRREYGSAKVKLSSEGQLLAGLPSEFQVWMSHGDHVTSPPSGFQVIAGTENALGAVENNSSRIYGLQFHPEVAHTPNGKQILENFVRNICGCHADWTPASFVQSEVERIREQIDDRHAVCGLSGGVDSSVAAALVSRAIGDRLTCIFVDNGLLRKNEFEKVLEAFRDYGELNVKGIGAGERFLTALKDVADPERKRKIIGNEFIEVFQEEANKLSNVDFLVQGTLYPDVIESVSVKGPSAVIKSHHNVGGLPEKMRLKLVEPLRELFKDEVRAVGRELGLPEMLINRQPFPGPGLAVRILGPVDETKIRLLQEADNVVMEEIKNAGLYQKVWQAFAVLLPIQTVGVMGDYRTYENAIAVRAVESSDGMTADWAKIPHEVLENISRRIVSEVRGINRVVYDISSKPPSTIEWE
- the dnaE gene encoding DNA polymerase III subunit alpha, yielding MEKQFVHLHLHTDYSLLDGAIKIGPLAKRIAELKMPAVAITDHGNLYGSLSFYNKMKAEGVKPIIGIEAYIARGSRLEKGETNLQPGDKATNHIVLLAKNLAGYHNLVKLSSYAYTEGFWRKPRIDKELLAKHSEGIIGLSACISGVPPYLLLRDKFDAAAKEALEFQDILGKGNYYLEIQEHGLDAQHRIRKPMVELSKKTGVPIVATNDSHYLMPDDVKAHEMLLCIGRGKSYDPKFLTYGAPNFYVRTAEEMWQVFGEEPDLLYRTLDIAEKCDLAFPKTIDQVPAYPVPDGFTIESYFEKVVWDGYEERLQEVWQGLQVTNSLRHPLEKYKDRLVHEIATIKRMGFPGYFLIVWDFIRYSKRKGIPVGPGRGSAAGSLVAYCMKITDVDPLQYDLLFERFLNPERVTMPDIDVDFCVRGRGEVIDYVSDFYGRQNVCQIITFGTMASRAVIKDVGRAMGTDVISYAEVEKVAKMIPPPVRGRNVSISAAIEQNPDLKKAIETDERVAELIDIARKLEGNARHSSVHAAGVVISPKPLHELIPVCTGQNDELVTQFVMSDLEKTGMLKMDFLALTTLTIIEDCLRTIEKETGIRLNLAEISLKDIPTLKLFADGLLNAVFQFESSGMVEICRKLKPESLEDLSALNALYRPGPLDGGMVDDYIERRHGRRKVTYIVPQMKEILENTYGILVYQEQIMQLAQKLAGYSLGEADLMRRAMGKKKKEEMALHEEKFVNGAVERGIPESKAKTIFTLMAQFADYGFNRSHSFAYAYLAYQTAYLKAHYPTHFYAAVLSNEISNSDKLSRYIAEMKTFGISLLPPDVNSSNEGFTPVGQAIRFGLAAIKGLGSSAVQLIIAARQEGGPFKSLFDFAERVDQRAVNKRVLESLVKSGAFDYASQNRAALLAVLDKSIESGAKSQRDRLSGQTDLFASLMGADPAASADPPLPNVKAWSHKELLAYEKDALGFYASGHPLEEYADSIKAMAKADSGNITQFAPGEIISMGGVILEVAAKTTKKGDRFALFRLEDQFGAVKIVCWPEQFNKYKTLIQNDEAVLIKGKLELNDETDASIIAQEIIPLESAKVRAARVMVVKMKESSVAQQNLQRLNDLIGSNSGGTPLFFEVATRDGFVVRLRPNQFYRVSASTSLTEQIEQIDSSWQVELVMNEYPSEF
- the pssA gene encoding CDP-diacylglycerol--serine O-phosphatidyltransferase: MSDFNEESQANPPRRGIKKGIYIIPSAFTIGNILCGFYAVINSAKAYQLLDEPGQLAQATHLFDNASRAIGLAFLLDGLDGRIARMTKATSDFGVELDSIADVLTFGIAPAVVAYTWGYGSTPGLERVAWGVSFFFLICGALRLARFNVMARAPRFSDPGKSPKLDKRYFVGLPIPAAATMLASVIHFAPRPLPTFKADQLEIYSWALIVGMSALAVLMVSTFRYTSFKNIGPKSNKPFITLPLLSLLLAGIWFYSQWVLLILATVYVSHGPLIKLWNLVSRPFRRSSVAEDQPRSISAE